A portion of the Sandaracinobacteroides saxicola genome contains these proteins:
- a CDS encoding copper chaperone PCu(A)C translates to MAAKRLGLGAIILSVLLLLAALMSGRGAFASVGGAIGVESGAWVRLPVVAGRPGAGYLVLRGGAKDDRLVKVTSPLAGRIELHTMSMEGGIMRMAQVDGYALPGGGLLTLAPGGNHLMLFDLKAGAKPGAKIPLTLAFASGAKLELMAEGRSATDRASDKPAGHAHH, encoded by the coding sequence ATGGCGGCGAAACGTCTGGGTTTGGGGGCGATCATCCTTTCGGTATTGCTGCTGCTGGCAGCTTTGATGTCCGGCCGTGGCGCCTTTGCCAGCGTCGGCGGCGCGATCGGCGTGGAGAGCGGCGCCTGGGTGCGGCTGCCGGTGGTGGCGGGGCGGCCGGGCGCCGGCTATCTCGTGCTGCGCGGCGGCGCGAAGGACGACCGGCTGGTGAAGGTGACGAGCCCGCTGGCCGGACGCATCGAATTGCACACCATGTCGATGGAGGGCGGCATCATGCGGATGGCGCAGGTGGACGGCTATGCGCTGCCCGGGGGCGGCCTGCTGACGCTGGCGCCGGGCGGCAACCATCTGATGCTGTTCGACCTGAAGGCCGGGGCGAAGCCGGGAGCGAAAATCCCGCTGACGCTCGCCTTCGCCAGCGGCGCGAAGCTGGAGCTGATGGCCGAAGGGCGCAGTGCCACCGACAGGGCCAGCGACAAGCCGGCCGGGCACGCCCATCATTGA
- a CDS encoding vgr related protein, with translation MARVFGAAVDPGPVRIRQQKYWMWQPAWVTMAPDGDLWFHPNGDNCCADFAATDIDREGHFIHEMTHVWQVQIGGNLLWRRLPWAPYRYLPLVPGKPFAAYGLEQQAEMVREAWMLARGLRLPGRPALADYAAIIPFFQP, from the coding sequence GTGGCGCGGGTGTTCGGCGCCGCCGTCGATCCGGGACCGGTACGGATCAGACAACAGAAATACTGGATGTGGCAGCCGGCCTGGGTGACGATGGCGCCGGACGGTGACCTGTGGTTTCACCCCAATGGCGACAATTGCTGCGCCGATTTCGCCGCCACCGACATCGACCGCGAAGGCCATTTCATCCATGAAATGACGCATGTGTGGCAGGTGCAGATCGGCGGCAACCTGCTGTGGCGGCGGCTGCCCTGGGCCCCCTATCGCTACCTGCCGCTGGTGCCGGGAAAGCCGTTCGCCGCCTATGGGCTGGAGCAGCAGGCGGAGATGGTGCGGGAGGCGTGGATGCTGGCGCGGGGGCTGCGGCTGCCGGGGCGGCCGGCGCTGGCGGATTATGCCGCGATCATTCCCTTTTTCCAGCCATAA
- a CDS encoding glycosyltransferase, which yields MIRVPLLLLALLGVPVQAQVLGEDADACTSGRGPAVLVQVAGLKNREGTIRAELFPATKEDFLKDDYVLKQEGKPFRRAELRVPASGNINLCLRVPAAGRYAINVVHSTDGVRKFNFRQHGVGFSNNPKLGWSQPDVSKVTVTIGTGVTEIPVTLNYLRGLAMRPLDRVATPPHPHGRRPVSMKIVDVAEFYAPLGGGVKTYVDQKIALAASHGHAVTVIAPGPENRTEEREGGKVIWVKAPVLPLDKRYHVFWNAEDVHRVLDAEQPDVLEASSPWRGAWIAAGWRGDAKRVLFMHADPVASYPHQWLGGALRRDQIDRLFGWFWNYLRRLASRFDEVVVGGDWLAQRLAGQGVAQPRVATFGIDTRLFSPRKRSPALRAEWLAKTGLGPDAALLLGIGRHHPEKRWPMVIEAANAAQASRPVGLLLVGDGLSRTAVDRAAANAAHVHVAGQIGDRALIARLLASADALIHGCSSETFGLVAAEALASGTPLIVPSVGGCSALAHPDWSETYEPGSRAGATAAINRLLARNPDALRHAAIAAGRTRVAPAGRHFDALFDMYGELVGGYGWKKGMIAA from the coding sequence ATGATCCGTGTTCCGCTTCTCCTGCTCGCTCTCCTTGGCGTCCCGGTCCAGGCCCAGGTGCTGGGCGAGGATGCCGACGCCTGCACCTCGGGCCGCGGCCCCGCCGTGCTGGTGCAGGTCGCCGGCCTGAAAAACCGCGAGGGCACCATCCGCGCCGAGCTGTTCCCGGCAACAAAAGAGGATTTCCTGAAGGACGACTATGTCCTGAAGCAGGAAGGCAAGCCCTTCCGCCGGGCCGAATTGCGCGTGCCGGCCTCGGGCAACATCAACCTCTGCCTGCGGGTGCCCGCCGCCGGCCGCTATGCCATCAACGTCGTGCACTCGACCGACGGCGTGCGGAAATTCAACTTCCGCCAGCATGGCGTCGGCTTCTCCAACAATCCGAAACTGGGATGGAGCCAGCCCGACGTGTCGAAGGTCACCGTCACCATCGGCACCGGCGTCACCGAGATTCCGGTCACCCTCAACTATCTGCGCGGTCTTGCCATGCGCCCGCTCGACCGTGTCGCCACCCCCCCCCACCCGCATGGCAGAAGGCCAGTAAGCATGAAGATCGTCGACGTCGCCGAATTCTACGCCCCCCTGGGGGGCGGCGTGAAAACCTACGTCGACCAGAAGATCGCGCTGGCGGCCTCGCATGGCCATGCCGTCACCGTGATCGCGCCGGGCCCGGAAAACCGCACGGAGGAGCGCGAGGGCGGCAAGGTGATCTGGGTGAAGGCCCCGGTCCTGCCGCTCGACAAGCGTTATCATGTGTTCTGGAATGCCGAGGATGTGCATCGCGTGCTCGATGCCGAGCAGCCCGATGTGCTGGAGGCCTCCTCTCCCTGGCGCGGCGCCTGGATCGCCGCCGGCTGGCGCGGCGATGCCAAGCGGGTCCTGTTCATGCACGCCGACCCGGTCGCCAGCTATCCACACCAGTGGCTGGGCGGCGCGCTGCGGCGGGACCAGATCGACCGGCTGTTCGGCTGGTTCTGGAACTATCTCCGCCGCCTCGCCAGCCGCTTCGATGAAGTGGTGGTCGGCGGCGACTGGCTCGCCCAGCGCCTGGCCGGGCAGGGCGTTGCGCAACCCCGCGTCGCCACCTTCGGCATCGACACGCGGCTGTTCTCGCCACGCAAGCGGTCGCCCGCGCTGCGCGCCGAATGGCTGGCGAAAACCGGCCTCGGTCCCGATGCCGCCCTGCTGCTGGGCATCGGCCGCCATCACCCCGAAAAACGCTGGCCGATGGTGATCGAGGCGGCGAACGCGGCACAGGCCAGCCGCCCCGTCGGCCTCCTGCTGGTGGGGGACGGCCTGTCCCGCACCGCGGTCGACCGGGCCGCGGCGAACGCCGCGCACGTCCATGTCGCCGGCCAGATCGGCGACCGCGCGCTCATCGCCCGCCTCCTCGCCTCCGCCGATGCGCTGATCCATGGGTGCAGCAGCGAGACCTTCGGACTGGTCGCGGCCGAGGCCCTGGCCAGCGGCACCCCGCTGATCGTCCCCAGTGTCGGCGGGTGCAGCGCGCTCGCCCACCCCGACTGGTCGGAAACCTATGAACCCGGCAGCCGTGCCGGGGCGACCGCCGCCATCAACCGGTTGCTGGCGCGCAACCCCGATGCCCTGCGCCACGCCGCCATCGCCGCCGGCCGCACCCGCGTGGCGCCGGCGGGGCGGCATTTCGATGCCCTGTTCGACATGTATGGCGAACTCGTCGGCGGTTATGGCTGGAAAAAGGGAATGATCGCGGCATAA